From the genome of Cedecea lapagei, one region includes:
- the rplK gene encoding 50S ribosomal protein L11, whose protein sequence is MAKKVQAYVKLQVAAGMANPSPPVGPALGQQGVNIMEFCKAFNAKTESLEKGLPIPVVITVYADRSFTFVTKTPPAAVLLKKAAGIKSGSGKPNKDKVGKVSRAQLQEIAQTKAADMTGSDIEAMTRSIEGTARSMGLVVED, encoded by the coding sequence CTACGTCAAGCTGCAGGTTGCAGCTGGTATGGCGAACCCAAGTCCACCAGTTGGTCCAGCTTTGGGTCAGCAGGGTGTGAACATCATGGAATTCTGTAAAGCGTTCAACGCAAAAACTGAATCCCTGGAAAAAGGTCTGCCAATTCCGGTTGTTATCACCGTTTACGCTGACCGTTCTTTCACTTTCGTTACCAAAACCCCTCCAGCAGCAGTTCTGCTGAAGAAAGCGGCTGGTATCAAGTCTGGTTCCGGTAAGCCGAACAAAGACAAAGTGGGTAAAGTTTCCCGCGCTCAGCTGCAGGAAATCGCGCAGACCAAAGCTGCCGACATGACTGGTTCTGACATTGAAGCGATGACTCGCTCAATCGAAGGTACTGCACGTTCCATGGGCCTGGTAGTGGAGGACTAA